In one window of Pseudomonas sp. IAC-BECa141 DNA:
- a CDS encoding RNA polymerase sigma factor — MKDAGQSSMVQLFLTSYEDFRVRLRRRLGSEDLANDVLHETYLRVDRMEAPPNLLRPNAYLYRMALNIAADRRQADARLLTGSEVEELLQVSDEALDPMRVVGGQKEIQSLLSALYELPARRRRIFIAARLEEAPHLEISQRFGISTRMVEKEIKAALGHCAAKLERKVFQRFGRGAGKPSSE, encoded by the coding sequence ATGAAAGACGCCGGACAAAGTTCGATGGTCCAGCTGTTCCTGACGTCCTACGAGGACTTTCGGGTGCGCCTGCGACGCCGTCTCGGCTCGGAGGACCTGGCCAACGACGTGCTGCACGAAACCTACCTGCGGGTCGATCGCATGGAAGCACCGCCGAACCTGCTGCGGCCCAACGCCTACCTCTATCGCATGGCCCTGAACATCGCCGCCGACCGCCGCCAGGCCGATGCGCGGCTGCTCACCGGCAGCGAAGTCGAAGAACTGCTGCAAGTCAGCGACGAAGCGCTCGACCCGATGCGCGTGGTCGGCGGCCAAAAGGAAATCCAGTCCCTGCTCAGCGCCCTCTACGAGCTGCCGGCCCGGCGCCGCCGGATCTTCATCGCCGCACGCCTGGAAGAAGCGCCGCACCTGGAAATCTCCCAGCGTTTCGGCATCTCCACACGCATGGTCGAGAAGGAAATCAAGGCTGCCCTCGGACACTGCGCGGCCAAACTGGAAAGAAAAGTGTTTCAGCGGTTCGGTCGCGGGGCCGGAAAACCGTCTAGTGAATGA
- a CDS encoding secretin and TonB N-terminal domain-containing protein, which translates to MRQLCLGLLLGLFLSRASADPMPATMRMTLHIPAQELARALDQFSRATGMAVLVDSQLSRGRRSLAVDGEFTAAEALRRMLGGSGLMAKYSRDDAFTLQVAQVEDVPLPAEKPTPASAAVNRSYATAVQAAIERNLCRSPLTRPGSFRAVLQLWIGRDGVVQHNRLVTSTGDVRRDAALVESFHTLKIERPTPGALRQPVTLLLLPESSGKRMECTQWEGVSGG; encoded by the coding sequence ATGCGCCAGCTCTGTCTGGGGCTGCTGCTTGGCTTGTTTCTGAGCCGTGCCAGCGCCGACCCGATGCCGGCGACGATGCGTATGACGCTGCACATCCCGGCCCAGGAACTGGCCCGCGCCCTCGATCAGTTCAGTCGCGCCACCGGCATGGCTGTGCTGGTCGACAGTCAGTTGAGTCGCGGTCGACGCTCGTTGGCGGTGGATGGTGAATTCACCGCCGCCGAAGCGTTGCGGCGGATGCTCGGCGGTAGTGGCTTGATGGCCAAGTACAGCCGCGACGACGCGTTCACCTTGCAGGTCGCGCAAGTCGAAGACGTGCCGCTACCGGCGGAGAAACCGACCCCCGCCAGCGCAGCCGTCAACCGCAGCTACGCCACGGCGGTGCAGGCCGCGATTGAGCGCAACCTGTGCCGCTCGCCGCTGACCCGGCCCGGCAGTTTTCGCGCGGTGTTGCAGCTGTGGATCGGCCGCGACGGCGTGGTGCAGCACAACCGGTTGGTCACCTCGACCGGCGATGTTCGGCGCGATGCCGCGCTGGTAGAAAGTTTTCACACGCTGAAAATCGAACGGCCGACACCCGGCGCATTGCGCCAGCCAGTCACGTTGCTGTTGTTACCCGAATCGTCAGGAAAGCGCATGGAATGCACACAATGGGAAGGAGTTTCCGGGGGATGA
- a CDS encoding carboxymuconolactone decarboxylase family protein translates to MSPRLDYYSASPKAMKAMIALEALTSSLSIEPSLLHLIKIRASQLNGCAFCTDMHSVEARRAGETDRRLYAIAVWRDSGFFNLRERAALGWTEAVTLLADSRVPDDVYQQAREQFNETELVDLTMAVSTINSWNRLAVSFRQIPSD, encoded by the coding sequence ATGTCCCCGCGTCTGGATTACTACAGCGCTTCACCCAAAGCCATGAAAGCGATGATTGCCCTGGAAGCGCTGACCAGCAGCCTGAGCATCGAACCGTCGTTGCTGCACCTGATCAAGATCCGCGCCTCGCAACTCAACGGCTGCGCCTTCTGCACCGACATGCACTCCGTCGAAGCACGGCGGGCAGGGGAGACGGATCGACGGCTTTACGCCATTGCGGTCTGGCGCGACAGCGGCTTCTTCAACCTGCGCGAGCGTGCGGCGCTGGGCTGGACCGAGGCTGTCACGCTGCTGGCCGATAGCCGGGTGCCTGACGATGTTTACCAGCAGGCGCGGGAACAGTTCAACGAGACCGAACTGGTGGATCTGACCATGGCCGTCAGCACCATCAACAGCTGGAATCGGTTGGCGGTGAGCTTCCGTCAGATTCCCAGCGATTGA
- a CDS encoding PLP-dependent aminotransferase family protein gives MELHVVINGRKDLAGQLYQQLRGAIESGRLAAGTQLPPSRLLAEQLGISRKTISDTYAQLTYENFLTGVIGKGTYVNARSTPVQRKQSHSELASSEVIESWRNLPVFLRHPTLEGSLRYDFIGGATSKGQFPQDDWRRCVSHALRQMANSKGFYSVPEGLPALRNAIARHIAFSRGVNCQDEDIVVCNGAQQALDLITRVLIRPGSLVAMEDPGYPPARLLFGTHGATVVGVPVDAEGIQVERIPEGTRLIYVTPSHQFPLGMPMSQARREALLERAYELGAIIIEDDYDSEFRYEGRPTDSLHNLDQRGIVAYVGTFSKTLLPELRLGYAILPPAILEAVIRAKQLTDLHASTLPQWALAKFIAEGCLLKHIRRCHTIYAQRRERILARMATDLSPWLEAVPPSAGFHMAVFCKVPIDLPLVIELAKKVEVGLYAINGFYHQQPAKNGMYFGFGAIETLDIDIALDRLRDILQQVVG, from the coding sequence ATGGAACTTCATGTCGTGATCAACGGCCGCAAGGATCTGGCCGGTCAGTTGTACCAGCAACTGCGCGGCGCCATTGAGTCCGGGCGTCTGGCTGCCGGCACGCAACTGCCGCCGAGTCGTTTGCTCGCCGAGCAATTGGGGATCTCGCGCAAGACCATTTCCGACACTTACGCGCAGCTGACTTACGAGAATTTCCTCACTGGTGTCATCGGCAAAGGCACTTACGTCAACGCCCGCTCGACGCCGGTGCAGCGCAAGCAAAGCCATTCCGAGCTGGCCAGTTCCGAGGTGATCGAGAGCTGGCGCAATCTGCCGGTGTTCCTGCGCCATCCGACGCTCGAGGGCTCGCTGCGTTACGACTTTATCGGCGGCGCCACCAGCAAGGGCCAGTTTCCCCAGGATGACTGGCGCCGCTGCGTCTCTCATGCCCTGCGGCAGATGGCCAATTCCAAGGGTTTCTACAGCGTGCCGGAAGGCCTGCCGGCGCTGCGCAATGCGATTGCCCGGCACATCGCGTTTTCCCGTGGCGTGAACTGTCAGGACGAAGACATCGTGGTGTGCAACGGCGCACAACAGGCGCTGGATCTGATCACCCGCGTGTTGATTCGCCCCGGCAGTCTGGTGGCGATGGAAGATCCCGGCTATCCGCCGGCGCGGCTGCTGTTCGGCACTCACGGGGCGACGGTGGTCGGCGTGCCGGTGGATGCCGAAGGCATTCAGGTTGAACGGATTCCCGAGGGCACGCGGTTGATCTACGTGACGCCATCGCACCAGTTTCCGCTGGGCATGCCGATGAGCCAGGCGCGGCGCGAAGCCCTGCTCGAACGGGCCTATGAACTCGGCGCGATCATCATCGAGGACGACTATGACAGCGAGTTCCGCTACGAGGGCCGGCCCACCGACTCGCTACACAACCTCGATCAGCGCGGTATCGTTGCCTACGTCGGCACCTTCTCGAAAACCCTGTTGCCGGAGCTGCGCCTCGGCTACGCCATCCTGCCGCCGGCAATTCTCGAAGCGGTGATCCGCGCCAAGCAACTCACCGATTTGCATGCCTCCACCCTGCCCCAATGGGCGCTGGCCAAGTTCATCGCCGAAGGCTGTCTGCTCAAGCACATCCGCCGCTGCCACACGATTTATGCCCAGCGCCGTGAACGGATTCTCGCGCGCATGGCCACTGACCTGTCGCCGTGGCTGGAGGCCGTGCCGCCCAGTGCAGGATTCCACATGGCGGTGTTCTGCAAGGTGCCAATCGACTTGCCGCTGGTGATCGAACTGGCGAAAAAGGTCGAAGTCGGGCTGTACGCCATCAATGGCTTCTATCACCAGCAACCGGCAAAAAACGGGATGTACTTCGGCTTCGGTGCTATCGAAACGCTGGACATCGACATCGCGCTCGACCGCCTGCGCGACATTCTGCAACAGGTTGTTGGTTAG
- a CDS encoding putative quinol monooxygenase, whose amino-acid sequence MSNEVINTVQVQAAAGRSEELGKQLQKIVETLRETPGCDSYLVDRCPEDSHRWTVSARWQSEAAMQAHFNRPEAQGFIDLIDSRLANSVDFNSFPIV is encoded by the coding sequence ATGTCCAACGAAGTGATCAACACCGTACAGGTGCAGGCTGCCGCCGGCCGATCGGAGGAGCTGGGCAAGCAGTTGCAGAAGATCGTCGAAACCCTGCGCGAAACGCCGGGCTGCGACTCCTACCTGGTCGACCGCTGCCCCGAGGACAGCCACCGCTGGACGGTCAGCGCCCGGTGGCAGTCGGAAGCGGCAATGCAGGCGCATTTCAATCGCCCGGAAGCCCAAGGCTTCATCGACCTGATCGACAGTCGTCTGGCCAATAGCGTGGATTTCAACAGCTTTCCTATCGTCTGA
- a CDS encoding cupin domain-containing protein yields MKVLHLLAAPLAALALTISASALAHGTDSPSEKISVLQDQMLKNVPGKKAMMIEVDYKPGQSSIAHKHDGTAMAYVLEGEVTSQVKGEQPITYKKGQYWYEPAGSEHLVSKNASKTKPAKLLVFMVLSPDEQVLIPLKN; encoded by the coding sequence ATGAAAGTCCTGCACTTGCTTGCCGCCCCGCTCGCCGCTCTGGCCCTCACCATCAGCGCTTCGGCACTGGCCCACGGCACCGATTCCCCTTCCGAGAAAATCTCGGTCCTCCAGGACCAGATGCTGAAAAACGTCCCCGGCAAAAAAGCCATGATGATCGAAGTCGATTACAAACCCGGCCAGTCCTCCATCGCCCACAAACACGACGGCACGGCGATGGCCTATGTGCTCGAAGGCGAAGTGACTTCTCAGGTCAAGGGCGAACAACCGATCACCTACAAGAAGGGCCAGTACTGGTACGAGCCGGCCGGTTCCGAACATCTGGTGTCGAAAAACGCCAGCAAAACCAAACCTGCCAAGTTGCTGGTGTTCATGGTGTTGTCACCAGACGAGCAAGTGCTGATCCCATTGAAAAACTGA
- a CDS encoding ATPase has product MKLAFASTLAISVLALSACSVPTAPKAVSSLDTLFTQPVGRSTATQVKSGPGVSLGVVYSPSTQTNREYLRDYQSNAGTGFGQSLLVQPIHDAYVATSKPDMAVDWVKASLQRQFGSVTVYPDMQSLRAANPDVVAIVDTHSQLITSRSSDIKADVSADFYDGKFNYIGTAKGSEAKELTPIWADFKRSEEIVADINQQQEVQVRALQKFDQSLSNLLTRPADRVSMLDNKQGPNLQ; this is encoded by the coding sequence ATGAAACTTGCCTTTGCCAGTACCTTGGCGATATCGGTTTTAGCGTTGTCAGCCTGTTCTGTTCCTACCGCCCCGAAAGCGGTTTCCTCCCTCGACACCCTGTTCACCCAACCGGTGGGTCGCAGCACCGCCACCCAGGTCAAAAGCGGCCCCGGTGTCTCGCTGGGCGTCGTCTACAGCCCGAGCACCCAGACCAACCGCGAATACCTGCGCGACTACCAGAGCAACGCCGGCACCGGTTTTGGTCAGAGTCTGCTGGTGCAGCCGATTCATGACGCCTACGTCGCCACTTCAAAACCGGACATGGCGGTGGATTGGGTGAAAGCCTCGCTGCAACGCCAGTTCGGCTCAGTCACGGTGTACCCGGACATGCAGAGCCTGCGAGCGGCGAATCCGGATGTGGTAGCGATCGTCGATACTCACAGCCAGTTGATTACTTCACGCAGTTCGGACATCAAGGCCGATGTGAGTGCGGATTTCTATGACGGCAAGTTCAACTATATCGGGACGGCGAAAGGCTCCGAGGCGAAAGAGTTAACGCCGATCTGGGCGGACTTCAAGCGTTCGGAGGAGATTGTTGCGGATATTAATCAGCAGCAGGAAGTTCAGGTTCGGGCGTTGCAGAAGTTTGACCAGTCGCTCAGTAATTTGCTGACCAGACCGGCAGATAGAGTGTCGATGCTTGATAACAAACAAGGACCTAACTTGCAGTAA